The region NNNNNNNNNNNNNNNNNNNNNNNNNNNNNNNNNNNNNNNNNNNNNNNNNNNNNNNNNNNNNNNNNNNNNNNNNNNNNNNNNNNNNNNNNNNNNNNNNNNNNNNNNNNNNNNNNNNNNNGGAGCTAGGgattgaatttgggtcctctggaaaagcaggtcatctctccagtcccaagtaaatgattttgtttttgtttgttgagactgggtctcactgttcaactcttgactgtcctggaacttgctctttagaccaggctcgCTTGAATTTGCAGAGatctcacctgcctctgcctcctgaatgctNgaattaaaggaatgtgccaagATGCTtggcctaaataaataaaatttaaaacatatttggaATACNTCACCAAAAATACTGGGTGAAGAATCACCTATATTAGTGAAGACTATATTAANTGTGGGACTGGCTGCTTGCTCATAGCTGCTAATGGCAAATTACTTGCCCAGGAACTAAAATGAATATGATCtcggtgatttttttcttttggttttttgagacagggtttctctgtgtagccctggctgttctggaactcactcagaaattcacctgcctctgcctcccgagtgctgagattaaaggcgtgcgccaccactgcctggctaacacAGGGCTTCtgatgccagcatttgggaggcagaggcaggtgaatctctgaatttgaggccagcttggtttacatagagaaatcctgagAAACATTatctcagagagacagaaagagacagacagagacagagagacagagagaaggggtggAGAGACCgactgagagactgagagagactcTCTggagctggccttaaattcatgatCTTCCTCCCTCAGTCTACTAAGTGGCTGAAATTACAGATATANATCACTATGCCAGCTTGTCTGTTTAAGTTGTTGAACAAAACTTGGACTCCCTCCTCTGTGCCCCcccaaaatgaatccaagaaagAATTCTGATACTCATCATTGTCACatagggactggaaagatggcctgAAGACCCTGATTTGATGCTTAGCTCTCACATGGGAGTTCACAACTCTACAGTTAcagtcccagggcatctgatgccctctctagACCTCCTTGGCACTACATGCTCATgatccacagacagacatgcagacattcccacataaataaataagtagagaCATGGTGCATATGTACTTAAtgctagcactcgggaggcagaggcaggtaaatctctgtgagttcaagaccagcttggtttacatagcaagctcAAGGCCNNNNNNNNNNNNNNNNNNNNNNNNNNNNNNNNNNNNNNNNNNNNNNNNNNNNNNNNNNNNNNNNNNNNNNNNNNNNNNNNNNNNNNNNNNNNNNNNNNNNNNNNNNNNNNNNNNNNNNNNNNNNNNNNNNNNNNNNNNNNNNNNNNNNNNNNNNNNNNNNNNNNNNNNNNNNNNNNNNNNNNNNNNNNNNNNNNNNNNNNNNNNNNNNNNNNNNNNNNNNNNNNNNNNNNNNNNNNNNNNNNNNNNNNNNNNNNNNNNNNNNNNNNNNNNNNNNNNNNNNNNNNNNNNNNNNNNNNNNNNNNNNNNNNNNNNNNNNNNNNNNNNNNNNNNNNNNNNNNNNNNNNNNNNNNNNNNNNNNNNNNNNNNNNNNNNNNNNNNNNNNNNNNNNNNNNNNNNNNNNNNNNNNNNNNNNNNNNNNNNNNNNNNNNNNNNNNNNNNNNNNNNNNNNNNNNNNNNNNNNNNNNNNNNNNNNNNNNNNNNNNNNNNNNNNNNNNNNNNNNNNNNNNNNNNNNNNNNNNNNNNNNNNNNNNNNNNNNNNNNNNNNNNNNNNNNNNNNNNNNNNNNNNNNNNNNNNNNNNNNNNNNNNNNNNNNNNNNNNNNNNNNNNNNNNNNNNNNNNNNNNNNNNNNNNNNNNNNNNNNNNNNNNNNNNNNNNNNNNNNNNNNNNNNNNNNNNNNNNNNNNNNNNNNNNNNNNNNNNNNNNNNNNNNNNNNNNNNNNNNNNNNNNNNNNNNNNNNNNNNNNNNNNNNNNNNNNNNNNNNNNNNNNNNNNNNNNNNNNNNNNNNNNNNNNNNNNNNNNNNNNNNNNNNNNNNNNNNNNNNNNNNNNNNNNNNNNNNNNNNNNNNNNNNNNNNNNNNNNNNNNNNNNNNNNNNNNNNNNNNNNNNNNNNNNNNNNNNNNNNNNNNNNNNNNNNNNNNNNNNNNNNNNNNNNNNNNNNNNNNNNNNNNNNNNNNNNNNNNNNNNNNNNNNNNNNNNNNNNNNNNNNNNNNNNNNNNNNNNNNNNNNNNNNNNNNNNNNNNNNNNNNNNNNNNNNNNNNNNNNNNNNNNNNNNNNNNNNNNNNNNNNNNNNNNNNNNNNNNNNNNNNNNNNNNNNNNNNNNNNNNNNNNNNNNNNNNNNNNNNNNNNNNNNNNNNNNNNNNNNNNNNNNNNNNNNNNNNNNNNNNNNNNNNNNNNNNNNNNNNNNNNNNNNNNNNNNNNNNNNNNNNNNNNNNNNNNNNNNNNNNNNNNNNNNNNNNNNNNNNNNNNNNNNNNNNNNNNNNNNNNNNNNNNNNNNNNNNNNNNNNNNNNNNNNNNNNNNNNNNNNNNNNNNNNNNNNNNNNNNNNNNNNNNNNNNNNNNNNNNNNNNNNNNNNNNNNNNNNNNNNNNNNNNNNNNNNNNNNNNNNNNNNNNNNNNNNNNNNNNNNNNNNNNNNNNNNNNNNNNNNNNNNNNNNNNNNNNNNNNNNNNNNNNNNNNNNNNNNNNNNNNNNNNNNNNNNNNNNNNNNNNNNNNNNNNNNNNNNNNNNNNNNNNNNNNNNNNNNNNNNNNNNNNNNNNNNNNNNNNNNNNNNNNNNNNNNNNNNNNNNNNNNNNNNNNNNNNNNNNNNNNNNNNNNNNNNNNNNNNNNNNNNNNNNNNNNNNNNNNNNNNNNNNNNNNNNNNNNNNNNNNNNNNNNNNNNNNNNNNNNNNNNNNNNNNNNNNNNNNNNNNNNNNNNNNNNNNNNNNNNNNNNNNNNNNNNNNNNNNNNNNNNNNNNNNNNNNNNNNNNNNNNNNNNNNNNNNNNNNNNNNNNNNNNNNNNNNNNNNNNNNNNNNNNNNNNNNNNNNNNNNNNNNNNNNNNNNNNNNNNNNNNNNNNNNNNNNNNNNNNNNNNNNNNNNNNNNNNNNNNNNNNNNNNNNNNNNNNNNNNNNNNNNNNNNNNNNNNNNNNNNNNNNNNNNNNNNNNNNNNNNNNNNNNNNNNNNNNNNNNNNNNNNNNNNNNNNNNNNNNNNNNNNNNNNNNNNNNNNNNNNNNNNNNNNNNNNNNNNNNNNNNNNNNNNNNNNNNNNNNNNNNNNNNNNNNNNNNNNNNNNNNNNNNNNNNNNNNNNNNNNNNNNNNNNNNNNNNNNNNNNNNNNNNNNNNNNNNNNNNNNNNNNNNNNNNNNNNNNNNNNNNNNNNNNNNNNNNNNNNNNNNNNNNNNNNNNNNNNNNNNNNNNNNNNNNNNNNNNNNNNNNNNNNNNNNNNNNNNNNNNNNNNNNNNNNNNNNNNNNNNNNNNNNNNNNNNNNNNNNNNNNNNNNNNNNNNNNNNNNNNNNNNNNNNNNNNNNNNNNNNNNNNNNNNNNNNNNNNNNNNNNNNNNNNNNNNNNNNNNNNNNNNNNNNNNNNNNNNNNNNNNNNNNNNNNNNNNNNNNNNNNNNNNNNNNNNNNNNNNNNNNNNNNNNNNNNNNNNNNNNNNNNNNNNNNNNNNNNNNNNNNNNNNNNNNNNNNNNNNNNNNNNNNNNNNNNNNNNNNNNNNNNNNNNNNNNNNNNNNNNNNNNNNNNNNNNNNNNNNNNNNNNNNNNNNNNNNNNNNNNNNNNNNNNNNNNNNNNNNNNNNNNNNNNNNNNNNNNNNNNNNNNNNNNNNNNNNNNNNNNNNNNNNNNNNNNNNNNNNNNNNNNNNNNNNNNNNNNNNNNNNNNNNNNNNNNNNNNNNNNNNNNNNNNNNNNNNNNNNNNNNNNNNNNNNNNNNNNNNNNNNNNNNNNNNNNNNNNNNNNNNNNNNNNNNNNNNNNNNNNNNNNNNNNNNNNNNNNNNNNNNNNNNNNNNNNNNNNNNNNNNNNNNNNNNNNNNNNNNNNNNNNNNNNNNNNNNNNNNNNNNNNNNNNNNNNNNNNNNNNNNNNNNNNNNNNNNNNNNNNNNNNNNNNNNNNNNNNNNNNNNNNNNNNNNNNNNNNNNNNNNNNNNNNNNNNNNNNNNNNNNNNNNNNNNNNNNNNNNNNNNNNNNNNNNNNNNNNNNNNNNNNNNNNNNNNNNNNNNNNNNNNNNNNNNNNNNNNNNNNNNNNNNNNNNNNNNNNNNNNNNNNNNNNNNNNNNNNNNNNNNNNNNNNNNNNNNNNNNNNNNNNNNNNNNNNNNNNNNNNNNNNNNNNNNNNNNNNNNNNNNNNNNNNNNNNNNNNNNNNNNNNNNNNNNNNNNNNNNNNNNNNNNNNNNNNNNNNNNNNNNNNNNNNNNNNNNNNNNNNNNNNNNNNNNNNNNNNNNNNNNNNNNNNNNNNNNNNNNNNNNNNNNNNNNNNNNNNNNNNNNNNNNNNNNNNNNNNNNNNNNNNNNNNNNNNNNNNNNNNNNNNNNNNNNNNNNNNNNNNNNNNNNNNNNNNNNNNNNNNNNNNNNNNNNNNNNNNNNNNNNNNNNNNNNNNNNNNNNNNNNNNNNNNNNNNNNNNNNNNNNNNNNNNNNNNNNNNNNNNNNNNNNNNNNNNNNNNNNNNNNNNNNNNNNNaagtgctgggattaaaggcgtgtgccaccacgcctagctagTTGAACTACTtcttatatgaatgttttgccagctgtgtatgtgtgccatataCAAGCCTGGTGTCCTTGGAGGCTAGACTGAAGTGATGGGTGGTTGTAACTCACTGTGGATGCTAAGCATTGAATTACTACTACTCTACACTATTTACAAGGGCTCagaactgctgaaccatctctccagtccctccctgtctcctcttttgtttgtttgttttgatatcaTCTTACTGAGTAGCATAGCTCTGGCTAACCTGAAACTTACTACATAGATCAGGctgatccacctatctctgcctcctcagtgctgagatgaaaggaataTGTTCTACGCCTTGAACACCATTCTCATAGACAGATGCCGGTTGCCTTAAGGATGGCCAGGTTCCAGGCAGTGCAGAATCCCGAGGTCCNTCATGCAATGGGCCTCCCGGCAGACACCCTGTTGACACCTCCATGCTGCCTAACAAGTCTGCTGCTCATTCACAGTCAACCGTGAAAGTCAACTGTAGACACTGAGCTTGAGTTGGGAGCTGTGAGAAGCACCANGTGTTAGGGCCAGACTCCTGCTACCCTAAGGGCTGGGAAGCTCTAAAATTTCCANTAGAATTCCCCACACTGCCTTGCCAGCAAAGCCGTGGACAGATGCTGTCTTCCAGCCCAGAAANGCTGCCAGAATAACTATGTGGAAGCCAAGAAAGAAGCCTGGAANCATGGTATTACCATTCACCTGTCAAAGCTGGCAGGCGCTGAGTGAGCAGGTCTATCTCTATTGGTCTTTGCATGTAGCctggtccactggaagagcagccagtgccctcaCCCCTGAGCaaccaaggctgaccttgaactgtcTACGGAGCTGAGAATGTGTNTAAGCTCaggatcctgcctctgcctttcaagctTGGGGATTACAGTTATTTGTGTGCCACCACAAGTCCCAATAAATCCCATACCTGATCTTAGATTTTCCTCTAGAACNNNNNNNNNNNNNNNNNNNNNNNNNNNNNNNNNNNNNNNNNNNNNNNNNNNNNNNNNNNNNNNNNNNNNNNNNNNNNNNNNNNNNNNNNNNNNNNNNNNNNNNNNNNNNNNNNNNNNNNNNNNNNNNNNNNNNNNNNNNNNNNNNNNNNNNNNNNNNNNNNNNNNNNNNNNNNNNNNNNNNNNNNNNNNNNNNNNNNNNNNNNNNNNNNNNNNNNNNNNNNNNNNNNNNNNNNNNNNNNNNNNNNNNNNNNNNNNNNNNNNNNNNNNNNNNNNNNNNNNNNNNNNNNNNNNNNNNNNNNNNNNNNNNNNNNNNNNNNNNNNNNNNNNNNNNNNNNNNNNNNNNNNNNNNNNNNNNNNNNNNNNNNNNNNNNNNNNNNNNNTTGATGTCCCCCTGCTGCAGGGCCTGTTCGATGGCGCTAGTGACAGTGTTAAAGGCCAGGTCGACATTGCAGTTGCTTTTGGCTGAGGTCTCCATGAAGCCCATGCCCAGGGAGGCAGCaagttcctctgcctcctgagaggatACGCATCGGGTGCTCAGGTCACACTTGTGGCCAACCAGTAAGAAGACCACCTTGTCAGGGCCCTGAGTGGATACGACCTCCTGGTGCCAGGCTTGGATGTGTTCAAAGGACTCTCTGTTCGTCACATCAAAGACCAACAGAACGCCCACCATGTTCCGGTAAAAAGACCTGGTGATGCACCTGGAGGGGAGTGTGTGTATAATTGGGAAAGTTGTAATGGCTTTAAGACAGTCTTAGAGCCCGCCCACCTCCACCCCGAGATCCACAGGCAGCTTCCTGTCCTAC is a window of Mus caroli chromosome 4, CAROLI_EIJ_v1.1, whole genome shotgun sequence DNA encoding:
- the Rab42 gene encoding ras-related protein Rab-42 is translated as MEAAGCSYQFRIALLGDAGVGKTSLLRCYVTGAQGAAEPDPEPTVGVEFYSRALQLPAGLRVKLQLWDTAGQECFRCITRSFYRNMVGVLLVFDVTNRESFEHIQAWHQEVVSTQGPDKVVFLLVGHKCDLSTRCVSSQEAEELAASLGMGFMETSAKSNCNVDLAFNTVTSAIEQALQQGDI